A single window of Sneathiella limimaris DNA harbors:
- a CDS encoding PA0069 family radical SAM protein, which yields MNIRNLDNLGEKTIRGRGATQNPDGRFLTSQRIAADDGWQIEEEALPLRTQVTLEHPKTILSKNTSPDLPFDRSINPYRGCEHGCVYCYARPTHAYLDLSPGLDFESQLYAKPNAATLLQKTLSHPGYSPAPIAFGTNTDPYQPIEKTYRITRELLELLVEVKHPFTITTKSDLVLRDMDLLRRAASENLTCVCLSVTSLDNRLSRRMEPRASAPHKRLAAIEKLSRAGIRVIVQMAPVIPAINDMEMEAVLKAARDAGATQAVYIPIRLPLEVSDLFQGWLEEHYPDRASKVMKLIRSMREGKDNDGNFGSRMSGSGPYAELIRSRFSKICRDLGFKGRKYDLATDRFIRPSKPTDQFSLF from the coding sequence ATGAACATCCGAAATCTGGACAATTTAGGCGAAAAAACCATCCGCGGGCGCGGTGCGACCCAAAACCCGGATGGACGCTTCCTGACCAGCCAGCGGATCGCTGCCGATGATGGGTGGCAGATAGAAGAGGAAGCGCTTCCCCTTCGGACCCAGGTCACACTGGAACATCCCAAAACGATCCTCTCAAAGAACACATCTCCGGATCTGCCTTTTGACCGATCCATCAACCCTTATCGAGGGTGCGAACATGGCTGTGTTTATTGCTACGCAAGGCCAACTCATGCGTATCTGGATCTGTCCCCCGGTCTTGATTTTGAAAGCCAGCTTTACGCCAAACCGAACGCAGCGACGCTTTTGCAAAAAACGTTGAGCCATCCCGGCTATAGTCCCGCACCCATCGCTTTTGGCACCAACACCGACCCTTATCAACCGATCGAGAAAACCTACAGGATCACGAGGGAGCTTCTGGAACTGCTGGTCGAGGTCAAACACCCCTTTACCATCACGACAAAGTCTGATCTGGTCTTGCGAGATATGGATCTTCTAAGGCGTGCCGCATCAGAAAACCTCACTTGCGTTTGTCTGTCCGTCACGTCCCTCGATAATCGGTTATCCAGAAGGATGGAGCCACGAGCATCGGCGCCCCACAAACGCCTCGCCGCGATCGAGAAATTAAGCCGCGCAGGAATAAGGGTGATTGTCCAGATGGCCCCGGTTATTCCGGCCATAAATGACATGGAGATGGAAGCCGTTCTGAAAGCAGCGAGGGACGCCGGCGCAACGCAAGCCGTCTACATCCCGATCCGACTGCCGCTGGAGGTTTCGGATCTGTTCCAAGGTTGGCTGGAAGAGCACTATCCGGACCGGGCCTCCAAGGTCATGAAACTCATCCGCTCCATGCGGGAGGGTAAGGATAACGACGGCAATTTTGGCAGCCGCATGTCTGGGAGCGGTCCTTACGCAGAACTGATCCGCAGCCGGTTCAGCAAAATCTGCCGCGACCTTGGCTTCAAGGGCCGCAAATACGACCTCGCCACCGACCGCTTCATCCGCCCCTCAAAACCAACGGATCAGTTCAGCCTGTTTTAA
- a CDS encoding TetR/AcrR family transcriptional regulator — MSNSEPLKRGRGRPPKQFAGEMEGRDLLVRKGMELLTEKGFISTGISELLEGTDIPKGSFYHYFKSKDAFGLEVLEAYGRYFDHLLDGYLLAEDVPPLKRLQNFMDGAIGWIERHEFRRGCLIGNMGQEASGLNAEFSERLEAVFEGWQNRIARCLDAAQVIGDLSPDIETHKMATFFWIGWEGAILRAKLVKSTEPLNLFREVFFSQLKISTQ; from the coding sequence ATGAGCAATTCAGAACCCTTAAAAAGAGGACGTGGTCGGCCGCCCAAGCAGTTTGCTGGGGAGATGGAGGGACGCGACTTACTTGTTCGTAAGGGTATGGAGCTGCTGACTGAGAAGGGCTTTATCAGCACCGGAATCAGCGAGCTTCTGGAAGGAACGGATATTCCCAAAGGGTCCTTCTATCACTATTTTAAGAGCAAAGACGCGTTTGGACTGGAAGTGCTGGAGGCTTATGGCCGGTATTTTGACCACCTGCTGGACGGGTATCTCCTTGCCGAGGATGTCCCGCCGCTCAAACGCCTGCAGAATTTTATGGATGGTGCGATCGGCTGGATCGAGCGACATGAATTTCGCCGCGGTTGCTTGATCGGCAATATGGGACAGGAAGCCAGCGGCCTGAACGCCGAGTTTAGTGAACGGCTGGAAGCTGTGTTTGAAGGCTGGCAAAACCGAATTGCCAGATGCCTTGACGCGGCTCAGGTCATTGGCGATTTAAGTCCGGATATTGAGACCCATAAAATGGCGACCTTCTTCTGGATAGGCTGGGAGGGCGCGATCCTTCGGGCCAAACTGGTGAAATCGACCGAACCGCTTAATCTGTTTCGGGAGGTGTTCTTCTCCCAACTCAAAATTTCAACCCAATAA